The DNA segment GGCTATCCGGCGCTCACCCAGATGCCCATCAAGCTCATCTGGAACGCATCGGCCAGCGCGCCGATCGGCTTCTACACGATCGAATTCGACGGTCCCTTCGAGGTCACCGATCTTGTCGCCGTCGACGCGCCCGAGCCGCTCGCAACCTACCTTGCGACACGCGGCTACCTGCCCAGGAGCGTGCCGCTCCTGAAGCGCATCCTCGGCGTGTCCGGGCAGACCGTCTGCCGCTCGAACCTCACCATCACCGTCGATGGCGTCGCGGTCGGCGCGGCGCTGGAGCGCGATCGCATCGGCCGCGATCTGCCGGTTTGGCGGGGCTGCCGCCGCATCGCGACCGGCGAAGTCTTCCTCATGAACTGGCAGGTCCGCGACAGCCTCGACGGTCGCTATTTCGGCCTGACCTCCACCGACCAGATCATCGGCCGCGCGGTCCCGCTGTGGACCGACGAGGAAGGAACCGGCCGCTTCGAATGGCGCGCGCCGACGCGGTGATCGCCTCGCCAGCGGCGGGAGCGGTGCCCGTCGATGGCTTTCCCAACGCCACCGCAAAGGAAGCAGCCATGCCTCAGATCGGTCAATTCACTCGCCAGGAGACCGGCTTCGCCGGGAAGCTGGAGACGTTCACGCTCTTCCGCGACGTCGTCATCGTTCCGGCGGAACATTCCGATGCCGAGAATGCGCCCGACTACCGCGTTCACGCCAGCGACGACGGCAAGGCCGAAGCCGGCGCGGAGATCGGCGCGGGCTGGAAACGCACCGGCGAACGCGCAGGCGAATATATCGCAGTGCTCATCGACGACCCGGCCTTGCCGCACCCGATCCGCGCCAATCTGTTCCGCGACGATGATGCCGGCAGCGCCTGGTCGCTGCACTGGTCGCGTCCGCGCGACCGCTCCGAGAAGGACTGATCGATGTTTGCTCGCCGAACATCGACGAGCCAGCGGAGTGCGCCCGGGCGGTATCCATCCGCCCGGCGCATGGCTCTCCTTCTCCTTCGCGGCCTGCTTGTCGGGGCGAGCGTGACGGGCGCTGCCCATGCGCAATCCTCGCCACCGGCGCGCACGGCATCCGCCGAACCGCACGCTGCCTTCATCGCGGAAGCCTCGCAGCGCTTCGGCATTCCCGAGGCGTGGATCGTCGCCGTCAAACGCGCCGAAAGCGCGGGCGACGTGCGCGCCGTGTCGTCGGCTGGGGCCATGGGACTGATGCAGGTCATGCCCAACACCTGGGCCGAGCTTCGCGTCCGCTATCGGCTCGGCCGCGACCCTTATGATCCGCGCGACAACATCCTCGCGGGCGCCGCGTATCTGCGCGAAATGTACGACCGCTACGGCACGATCCCGGCGATGCTCGCGGCCTACAATGCGGGCCCGGCGCGCTACGACGCGCATCTTCAAACGGGCCGCGCTCTGCCGGCCGAAACGCGCGCCTATGTCGCGCTGATCGCTCCGCAGCTCGGGGCCAGTGCGCCATCCAGCATGCCGCCTGTCGCACCGCCGCCGCCGCCCGACTGGCGCGAGGCGCCGCTATTCGTCGTGCGCTCAGCCGACGCTCGCGCCGCCGTTTCGCGGTCATCGGCAGCACGTTCGGATGACAGCCGCTCCTCCGTCGCGGCGCGTTCGCTCGATCCGACAGAAGCGTCCGAAGCGTCCGATGCGCCCCTTGTCGTCGCACGCGCCGACCCCGGAGCGCCACGATGAGCGCCGAGAGCGTCTTTCGTGGCGTTTCGCATCCCCGCGTAGCATGGAGGGCGCAGGGGAGAGAGGCAGGCACAACAACCGCACGATGGCAGGATAAAAGGGCGCACATTGTGCGTCGGTCGGGCGGTTGGTTTTGCTGGGTTTTCCGGCGCGCTGCGCACCTTGCCGCATTGCTTCGCAATGTGCGGCGTAAGCCTAATACACTGCATCTCTTCGATTTTTCGCACATTGCGGGGTCGCGCCATGGCCGATGAGCGCGAGTTTCGCATCCGGCCTGGGCGCATCCGCTCGACCCGTGCGCAATCGGCGCGGCCCTTCATCGCACAGGCGCTCGCCGCAGCGAAGAAGGCGGGCGGCGGCGTCTCGCGCTCGGGCCGCATCGTCTCCGCCAGCCGCTCCCGCTTCGGACGCGGCCAGCGCGCGAGCATCCAGGCGAACCGCCTCATCACCGCGCGCACGCGCGGCGCCGTCATCAAGGCGCGCGTCGTGCGCCACTCGGCGCGGGCGGCGCCGCTCGGCACCCATCTCGATTATCTGCGCCGTGATGGCGTGACCCGGGACGGGGAGAAGGCGCGGCTGTTCGGGCCGGGGACGGAGGAAGCGGACGGGCGCGCCTTCGCCGAGCGGTGCCAGGACGACCGGCATCATTTCCGGTTCATCGTCTCGCCCGACGACGCGGTGGAGATGTCCGACCTCAGATCCTTCACCCGCGATCTGGTCGGGCAGATGGAGAAGGATCTCGACACGCGGCTCGACTGGGTCGCGGTCGATCACTGGAACACCGAGCATCCGCATGTCCATCTGATCGTGCGCGGCGTCCGCGACGACGGCCAGGACCTCGTCATCTCGCGCGACTACATCAAGGAGGGCATGCGCGACCGCGCGCGCGACCTCATCACCCAGGAGCTCGGCCCGCGCACCGACCACGACATCCGCCGCTCGCTGGAGAGGCAGATCGGCGCCGAGCGATGGACCCAACTCGACCGCCAGCTCGTCCGCGACGCTCGCGAGACCGGCGTCATCGACGTCGCCCCCGACGCGGGTCGCCAGCCCGATGCCTACAGCGTCGAAAAGGTCGGCCGCCTGCGCAAGCTCGAAAGTCTTGGCCTGGCCACCGAGGTGGGGCCGGGTCAGTGGATGATCGACGACAAGGCCAAGGCGACCTTACGCGAGCTCGGCGAGCGCGGCGACATCATCAAGCGCATGCACCGCGCCCTGACCGAGCGCGGCATCGAGCGCGGCTCGGCCGGCTATGTGCTCGCGGCCGAGAGCCTCGACACGCCGATCGTCGGCCGGCTCGTCGCCCGCGGTCTCGACGACGAGCTGCAGGGCACCGCCTATGCTGTGGTCGATGGCGTCGATGGACGCACCCACCACATCAAGCTCGCCGATCTCGATGCCGCAGGCGACAGCGCGCCGGGCTCCATCGTCGAGCTGCGCAAGTTCGACGACGCGCGCGGCCAGCGCCGGGCGGCGCTCGCCGTGCGATCCGATCTGGGTCTCGGCGCACAGGTGGCGGCCTCGGGCGCGACCTGGCTCGACCGGCAGGCGATCGCCCGAGAGCCGGTGGTCTTATCGGACGGCGGCTTCGGCGCCGAGGTGCGCCAGGCGCTGGAGAAGCGCGCCGAGCATCTCGTCGCTGAAGGATTGGCGGAGCGGCAGGGAAAGCGCGTCATCTTCTCTCGCAACCTGATCGACACGCTTCGCCGCCGCGAGCTCGAGGCCGTGGCCGACAAGCTCGCCACCGAGACCGGCCAGCCGTTCAAGCCGGCGGGGAACGGCGAGTATGTCGCTGGCGCCTATCGCCAGCGGCTCGCGCTCGCATCCGGCCGCTTTGCGATGATCGATGACGGTCTCGGCTTCCAGCTCGTGCCCTGGTCGCCATCGCTCGAAAAACAGCTCGGCAAACACGTCTCCGGGGTCGCCCGCGGCGACGGCGGCGTCGACTGGAGCTTCGGCCGCAAGCGGGGGCTCGGCCTCTAACATTCGACAAGAAAGGACCGCCGCCATGTCCGCGACCAAAATCCTCTGGGGCCAGATCGCCGTCGTCTTCCTGATCGTCCTCGTCGCCACCTGGGGCGCGACGCAGTATGTCGCCTGGAGCCTTGGCTTTCAGGCCCAGCTCGGCGCTCCCTGGTTCGTCGTCTCTGGAGTGCCGATCTACTATCCGCCGGCGATCTTCTGGTGGTGGTACTTCTACGACGCCTATGCGCCGGAGATCTTCGCCCAGGGCGGGATGATCGCCGCCTCGGGCGGCTTCATCGCCATCGCCGTCGCGATCGGCATGTCGGTCTGGCGCGCGCGCGAGGCGAAGAATGCCGAAACCTATGGCTCGGCGCGCTGGGCCGAGAAGGAGGAGGTGAAGTCAGCCGGGCTGCTCGGCCCCGACGGCGTGGTGCTCGGCCGCTACGAGCGTGACTATCTGCGCCACGACGGGCCCGAGCATGTGCTCTGCTTCGCGCCGACGCGCTCGGGCAAGGGCGTCGGCCTGGTCGTTCCGTCGCTGCTGACCTGGCCGGGTTCGGCGATCGTCCATGACATCAAGGGCGAGAACTGGCAGCTCACCGCGGGCTTTCGCGCCCGGCACGGCCGCGTGCTGCTGTTCGATCCGACCAACCCCAAATCATCGGCCTACAACCCGCTGCTCGAGGTGAGGCGCGGCGAGTGGGAAGTCCGCGACGTTCAGAATATCGCCGACATCCTAGTCGACCCGGAAGGAAGCCTCGAGAAGCGGAACCACTGGGAAAAAACGAGCCACGCGCTTCTCGTCGGCGCGATCCTGCATGTCCTCTATGCCGGGGAGGACAAGACGCTCGCCGGCGTCGCGGCCTTCCTCTCCGACCCGAAGCGGCCGATCGAGTCGACGCTCGCCGCCATGATGAAGACCGCTCACCTCGGCGAGGCCGGGCCGCACCCGGTCATCGCCAGTGCAGCGCGCGAGTTGCTCAACAAATCGGACAACGAACGCTCCGGCGTGCTGTCGACCGCCATGTCGTTCCTCGGTCTCTATCGCGATCCCGTGGTCGCCGAGGTCACGCGGCGCTGCGACTGGCGCATTGCCGATATGGTCGGCGGC comes from the Bosea sp. (in: a-proteobacteria) genome and includes:
- a CDS encoding S26 family signal peptidase, with product MRRSRLILVTALAAMGVGYPALTQMPIKLIWNASASAPIGFYTIEFDGPFEVTDLVAVDAPEPLATYLATRGYLPRSVPLLKRILGVSGQTVCRSNLTITVDGVAVGAALERDRIGRDLPVWRGCRRIATGEVFLMNWQVRDSLDGRYFGLTSTDQIIGRAVPLWTDEEGTGRFEWRAPTR
- a CDS encoding DUF736 domain-containing protein → MPQIGQFTRQETGFAGKLETFTLFRDVVIVPAEHSDAENAPDYRVHASDDGKAEAGAEIGAGWKRTGERAGEYIAVLIDDPALPHPIRANLFRDDDAGSAWSLHWSRPRDRSEKD
- a CDS encoding lytic transglycosylase domain-containing protein, whose translation is MFARRTSTSQRSAPGRYPSARRMALLLLRGLLVGASVTGAAHAQSSPPARTASAEPHAAFIAEASQRFGIPEAWIVAVKRAESAGDVRAVSSAGAMGLMQVMPNTWAELRVRYRLGRDPYDPRDNILAGAAYLREMYDRYGTIPAMLAAYNAGPARYDAHLQTGRALPAETRAYVALIAPQLGASAPSSMPPVAPPPPPDWREAPLFVVRSADARAAVSRSSAARSDDSRSSVAARSLDPTEASEASDAPLVVARADPGAPR
- a CDS encoding VirD2 family relaxase/mobilization nuclease, which translates into the protein MADEREFRIRPGRIRSTRAQSARPFIAQALAAAKKAGGGVSRSGRIVSASRSRFGRGQRASIQANRLITARTRGAVIKARVVRHSARAAPLGTHLDYLRRDGVTRDGEKARLFGPGTEEADGRAFAERCQDDRHHFRFIVSPDDAVEMSDLRSFTRDLVGQMEKDLDTRLDWVAVDHWNTEHPHVHLIVRGVRDDGQDLVISRDYIKEGMRDRARDLITQELGPRTDHDIRRSLERQIGAERWTQLDRQLVRDARETGVIDVAPDAGRQPDAYSVEKVGRLRKLESLGLATEVGPGQWMIDDKAKATLRELGERGDIIKRMHRALTERGIERGSAGYVLAAESLDTPIVGRLVARGLDDELQGTAYAVVDGVDGRTHHIKLADLDAAGDSAPGSIVELRKFDDARGQRRAALAVRSDLGLGAQVAASGATWLDRQAIAREPVVLSDGGFGAEVRQALEKRAEHLVAEGLAERQGKRVIFSRNLIDTLRRRELEAVADKLATETGQPFKPAGNGEYVAGAYRQRLALASGRFAMIDDGLGFQLVPWSPSLEKQLGKHVSGVARGDGGVDWSFGRKRGLGL
- a CDS encoding conjugal transfer protein TraG is translated as MSATKILWGQIAVVFLIVLVATWGATQYVAWSLGFQAQLGAPWFVVSGVPIYYPPAIFWWWYFYDAYAPEIFAQGGMIAASGGFIAIAVAIGMSVWRAREAKNAETYGSARWAEKEEVKSAGLLGPDGVVLGRYERDYLRHDGPEHVLCFAPTRSGKGVGLVVPSLLTWPGSAIVHDIKGENWQLTAGFRARHGRVLLFDPTNPKSSAYNPLLEVRRGEWEVRDVQNIADILVDPEGSLEKRNHWEKTSHALLVGAILHVLYAGEDKTLAGVAAFLSDPKRPIESTLAAMMKTAHLGEAGPHPVIASAARELLNKSDNERSGVLSTAMSFLGLYRDPVVAEVTRRCDWRIADMVGGKRPTTLYLVVPPSDINRTKPLIRLILNQVGRRLTEDLQAKAGRHRLLLMLDEFPALGRLDFFESALAFMAGYGLKSFLIAQSLNQIEKAYGPNNSILDNCHVRVNFATNDERTAKRVSDALGTATEMRAMKNYAGHRLSPWLGHLMVSRSETARQLLTPGEIMQLPPTDEIVMVAGTPPIRAKKARYYEDARFKERILPPPQLTRPAEGRPDDWSKLPIPARPEIGGGVASETGAGDDEDPTESERRHQPELNRVKPVEKKAPIDNEFEIDLPDDTEDDATRNQRLTRVMRGVARQVALDPNDGMEL